A single genomic interval of Terriglobus albidus harbors:
- a CDS encoding 30S ribosomal protein S1: MANEDIRNTTPDPTNTPETADDSTESFGALLSQFEKEHSDRSKSEPSQKEGIVVSISPESVFLDIGFKVEGVLPRSAFENNADGVAVGDRFPVSVKGRNEEGYYALSRLKIAQPTDWASLEAAFAQKTPVVGIVTGVVKGGLTVDVGVRAFLPASRSGTRDAAELEKLVGQEITCRLTKVDAADEDVVVDRRVILEDQARQLQQQRYSEVREGDIVTGQVRSLASYGAFVDLGGVDGLLHVSDITWQRISSPEEVLQVGQQVQVKVLKVDADSKRISLGMKQLQPEPWDTAGERYPLGQRVSGTVKRIADFGAFVEVEPGIEGLIHISEMSWVNKVRKVSDLLKLHDTVEAVVLGISPAERRLSLGLKQALGDPWAAVPQKYPAGSVIEGPVMRLTKFGAFVQLAEGVEGLVHISEIDAEKRINHPQDVLKVGEVVKAQVLAVDMEKRQIKLSIKQLVPTHLDEFLAEHSTGDTVSGRVIQQSGDHAVVELGEGILADCTISGKAETATSSAAAPALDLSALSSMLNARWKGDAKASTSQAQPLQVGQVRKFTIATMDASTKKIALELVN; the protein is encoded by the coding sequence ATGGCAAACGAAGACATCCGGAACACCACTCCCGACCCCACCAACACACCCGAAACCGCTGACGACTCCACGGAGTCCTTCGGCGCGCTTCTCTCACAGTTTGAGAAGGAACATTCCGATCGATCGAAGTCAGAGCCCTCCCAGAAGGAAGGCATCGTGGTATCGATCTCGCCGGAGTCTGTGTTTCTGGATATAGGCTTCAAGGTTGAAGGCGTGCTGCCTCGTTCGGCCTTTGAGAACAACGCCGATGGCGTCGCTGTGGGAGACCGCTTTCCTGTCTCGGTCAAGGGACGCAACGAAGAGGGCTACTACGCGCTCTCGCGTTTGAAGATTGCACAACCGACAGACTGGGCTTCGCTGGAAGCAGCCTTTGCGCAGAAGACGCCTGTGGTTGGTATCGTGACCGGCGTTGTGAAGGGCGGCCTGACGGTCGATGTCGGTGTTCGTGCCTTTCTGCCTGCCTCGCGGAGCGGCACCCGCGATGCCGCCGAGTTGGAGAAGCTTGTCGGCCAGGAGATCACCTGCCGCCTCACTAAAGTGGACGCGGCCGACGAAGACGTCGTCGTGGACCGCCGCGTCATCCTTGAAGATCAGGCCCGTCAGCTTCAGCAGCAGCGATACTCCGAAGTACGTGAAGGAGACATCGTCACCGGCCAGGTTCGCAGCCTTGCCAGCTACGGCGCATTTGTCGACCTGGGTGGCGTGGATGGCCTGCTGCACGTCAGCGATATCACCTGGCAGCGCATCAGCAGCCCCGAAGAAGTTCTTCAGGTCGGCCAGCAGGTGCAGGTCAAGGTTCTGAAGGTCGATGCCGACAGCAAGCGCATCTCGCTTGGCATGAAGCAATTGCAGCCCGAGCCCTGGGACACGGCGGGAGAACGCTATCCCCTTGGCCAGCGCGTCAGCGGTACCGTGAAGCGCATTGCCGACTTTGGCGCCTTTGTCGAGGTAGAGCCCGGCATCGAAGGCCTGATCCATATCTCTGAGATGTCGTGGGTCAACAAGGTACGCAAGGTCAGCGATCTGCTCAAGCTGCATGACACGGTGGAAGCGGTTGTCCTCGGCATTAGCCCGGCGGAGCGCCGTCTCTCCCTTGGATTGAAGCAGGCGCTCGGCGATCCGTGGGCCGCCGTTCCGCAGAAGTATCCTGCAGGTTCCGTGATTGAAGGACCGGTCATGCGGCTGACGAAGTTCGGCGCTTTTGTGCAACTGGCTGAAGGCGTGGAAGGTCTGGTGCATATCAGCGAGATCGATGCGGAGAAGCGCATCAACCATCCGCAGGATGTGCTGAAGGTAGGGGAGGTGGTCAAAGCCCAGGTGCTCGCCGTCGATATGGAGAAGCGGCAGATCAAGCTGAGCATCAAGCAGCTTGTTCCGACACACCTGGACGAGTTCCTTGCCGAGCATTCCACCGGTGACACCGTATCGGGCCGCGTGATCCAGCAGAGCGGAGATCATGCCGTCGTGGAGCTTGGCGAAGGCATTCTTGCTGACTGCACCATCTCTGGGAAAGCTGAAACCGCCACATCGAGCGCGGCTGCTCCCGCACTCGATCTTTCAGCCTTGAGCTCCATGCTGAATGCACGCTGGAAGGGCGATGCGAAAGCATCTACCTCACAGGCACAACCGCTTCAAGTAGGACAGGTGCGCAAGTTCACCATCGCTACGATGGACGCCTCCACGAAGAAGATCGCGCTGGAGCTGGTGAACTAG
- a CDS encoding isocitrate lyase/PEP mutase family protein — protein sequence MAPDRRAKVEKFRNLHVRPGAFIIPNPWDVGTTRLLTHLGFEALATTSMGYAFSVGQKDNTLSREQAISHIAAIAAATDLPVNADLENCFGDAPEVAAETIRLAAEAGVSGGSIEDATGDAANPIYAREFATERVRAAVEAARNVPGGFVLTARAENYLHGRPDLADTIARLQAYQEAGADVLYAPGLRTKDDIAAVVSSVDRPVNVVMGLQGVQLSREELAKLGVKRISVGSSLYRTALGAFLRAAHEMAGAGTFTFAGDAANPKEVAALLTGEELG from the coding sequence ATGGCTCCAGATCGTCGCGCGAAGGTAGAGAAGTTCCGCAACCTGCACGTACGGCCTGGAGCCTTCATCATTCCGAACCCATGGGATGTTGGCACCACACGTCTGCTGACGCATCTCGGCTTCGAAGCGCTGGCGACCACCAGCATGGGTTACGCCTTTTCGGTCGGACAGAAAGACAACACGCTGAGCCGCGAACAGGCGATCTCTCATATCGCCGCCATTGCCGCGGCTACCGATCTGCCGGTCAATGCCGATCTGGAGAACTGCTTCGGTGACGCACCGGAGGTGGCGGCAGAGACCATACGCCTGGCTGCCGAAGCCGGTGTCTCCGGCGGTTCAATTGAAGATGCGACCGGAGATGCAGCGAATCCCATCTATGCACGCGAGTTCGCGACAGAACGCGTGCGAGCGGCTGTAGAAGCAGCACGCAATGTTCCCGGCGGATTCGTCCTCACGGCACGCGCAGAGAACTATCTGCACGGGCGGCCGGACCTGGCCGATACCATCGCGCGACTGCAGGCGTATCAGGAAGCCGGCGCGGATGTGCTGTATGCACCGGGCCTTCGCACCAAGGACGACATCGCTGCGGTGGTATCGTCTGTCGATCGGCCGGTGAATGTCGTGATGGGATTGCAAGGGGTGCAACTCAGCCGCGAGGAGTTAGCCAAACTCGGCGTGAAACGCATCAGCGTGGGGAGTTCGCTTTATCGCACAGCGCTCGGCGCGTTTCTGCGCGCAGCGCATGAGATGGCTGGGGCGGGAACTTTTACGTTTGCGGGCGATGCAGCGAATCCGAAAGAAGTAGCTGCGTTGTTGACTGGTGAAGAGCTCGGGTAA
- a CDS encoding glycoside hydrolase family 32 protein, with protein sequence MLKCNVIAMLALVALGSISGSCQDRKPYAEPYRPQVHFSPRQNWTNDPNGLVHFDGEYHLFFQYNPFGDKWGHMSWGHAVSSDLLHWKELPVALPEHDGEMIFTGSVVVDEHNTSGLCKDGKPCMVAIYTSHRPGNGREQRESQSIASSQDRGRTWQFYAGNPVLDLDMADFRDPNVSWNDQIHRWVMAVALPNEHKVAFYTSTDLKQWAKVSTFGPEGATGGQWECPDLLQVPADGGRKIWALKVGINPGALQGGSGEQYFLGNFDGREFHSLPGTPVRWTDYGKDSYCAISFNHLPPGEKPTLLGWMSNWQYADKLPTQPWRGQMTLPRRVVAVKDGDSFVLSEDPVTAPLHDGAARPIRKQLAAKQEIAELLSLESPMEMQLTFAPTDAESFGVRLYSDDSHWTEIGFDTAGHVVYADRIHAGVSPGENFLVRTDARTVATRPWNLKIVVDRSSVEVFAQDGTIAMTNLVLPPTSNVKAVVFREGGTKAIAVSGRSWRLKSIWGTAR encoded by the coding sequence ATGTTGAAATGCAACGTGATTGCAATGCTCGCGCTGGTGGCATTAGGAAGCATTTCGGGTTCATGCCAGGACAGGAAGCCGTATGCAGAACCGTACCGTCCGCAGGTTCACTTTTCTCCGCGGCAGAACTGGACCAACGATCCGAATGGCCTTGTTCACTTCGACGGCGAGTATCACCTGTTCTTTCAATACAACCCCTTCGGCGACAAATGGGGACACATGAGCTGGGGCCACGCGGTAAGCAGCGATCTGCTCCACTGGAAAGAGCTTCCGGTGGCATTGCCCGAGCACGATGGAGAGATGATCTTCACCGGCAGCGTTGTGGTGGACGAACACAACACCAGCGGCCTGTGCAAGGATGGCAAGCCTTGCATGGTCGCCATCTACACAAGTCATCGCCCTGGCAATGGACGTGAACAGCGGGAGAGCCAGAGCATCGCCTCCAGCCAGGATCGCGGACGCACCTGGCAGTTCTACGCGGGCAATCCAGTGCTCGATCTAGATATGGCTGACTTTCGCGATCCGAACGTGAGCTGGAACGACCAGATCCATCGCTGGGTGATGGCGGTGGCACTGCCCAACGAACATAAGGTTGCGTTCTATACCTCCACCGATCTGAAGCAGTGGGCGAAGGTCTCAACGTTTGGTCCGGAAGGCGCGACAGGTGGGCAGTGGGAGTGCCCTGATCTGCTTCAAGTACCCGCTGATGGTGGCAGGAAAATCTGGGCGCTGAAGGTCGGCATCAATCCCGGGGCGTTGCAGGGAGGCTCAGGGGAACAGTATTTCCTCGGCAACTTCGATGGGCGGGAATTTCATTCGCTCCCAGGAACCCCGGTGCGCTGGACCGATTACGGTAAGGACAGCTACTGCGCGATCAGCTTTAACCACCTGCCGCCGGGAGAAAAGCCCACGCTGCTGGGATGGATGAGTAACTGGCAGTACGCCGATAAGCTTCCAACCCAGCCCTGGCGTGGTCAGATGACCTTGCCCAGGCGTGTCGTCGCTGTGAAGGATGGCGACTCGTTTGTGCTCAGCGAAGACCCAGTCACCGCTCCCTTGCATGACGGTGCGGCGCGACCGATCCGCAAGCAGCTTGCTGCAAAGCAGGAAATAGCCGAGCTTCTTTCGTTGGAGTCCCCGATGGAGATGCAGCTTACGTTTGCTCCGACAGATGCGGAGAGTTTTGGTGTCCGCCTTTACTCCGACGACAGCCATTGGACTGAGATCGGCTTTGATACGGCAGGTCATGTCGTCTATGCCGACCGCATCCACGCGGGTGTATCTCCCGGGGAGAACTTTCTTGTCAGGACCGATGCTCGCACGGTTGCGACACGGCCGTGGAATCTGAAGATTGTGGTGGATCGTTCCTCGGTGGAGGTCTTCGCGCAGGATGGGACGATTGCGATGACCAATCTTGTGCTTCCGCCAACCAGCAATGTGAAAGCTGTTGTCTTTCGTGAGGGAGGGACGAAGGCGATTGCGGTGTCAGGGAGAAGTTGGCGGTTGAAGTCGATTTGGGGGACGGCGCGGTAA
- a CDS encoding bifunctional helix-turn-helix transcriptional regulator/GNAT family N-acetyltransferase, which translates to MSLVGEVRSFNRFYTREIGLLAEHLPASEFSLAEARVLYELAQAGEQTAADIIRTLGMDKAHVSRITARFRAAGLVKSRISPEHGKHKLLSLTAAGKRTFKRMNDGTEAQIETLLAPLTSENRRRLAKGMQEIQSSLLQPKPPSAADVRLRPLKVGDLGWITHRQGVLYTQEYGWDWTYEGLVAQILGIFAANFDATREDAWIAELDDQVVGSVFLMKTDDPQVAKLRLLYVDPAARGLGVGSRLVNACIERARELGYRKLTLWTNDILVSARKIYQAAGFTLQEENRHHSFGKDLVGQTWTLDLKQ; encoded by the coding sequence ATGTCTCTTGTTGGAGAAGTGCGAAGCTTCAACCGGTTCTATACCCGTGAGATTGGCCTGCTGGCCGAACACCTTCCGGCGAGCGAGTTCTCCCTCGCCGAAGCACGCGTGCTCTACGAGCTGGCACAGGCGGGCGAGCAGACTGCGGCGGACATTATCCGCACGCTCGGAATGGACAAGGCCCACGTCAGCCGCATCACCGCCCGCTTTCGGGCAGCCGGTCTGGTGAAAAGCCGCATCAGCCCGGAGCACGGCAAGCACAAACTGCTCTCGCTGACCGCCGCCGGGAAACGAACCTTCAAGCGGATGAACGACGGCACCGAAGCGCAGATCGAGACGCTGCTCGCGCCGCTCACGTCCGAGAATCGCCGGCGCCTGGCAAAGGGTATGCAGGAGATCCAATCTTCTCTTCTTCAACCAAAGCCACCATCGGCAGCGGACGTGCGGCTTCGCCCGCTGAAGGTGGGCGACCTGGGCTGGATCACGCATCGTCAGGGGGTTCTCTATACGCAGGAGTATGGCTGGGACTGGACCTACGAAGGCCTGGTGGCCCAGATCCTCGGCATCTTCGCCGCCAACTTCGACGCAACGCGCGAGGATGCATGGATCGCGGAACTGGACGATCAGGTTGTTGGCTCCGTGTTCCTGATGAAGACCGACGATCCTCAGGTCGCGAAGCTGCGGTTGCTTTATGTCGACCCGGCAGCCAGGGGTCTGGGTGTCGGCTCGCGACTGGTGAATGCCTGCATCGAGCGCGCGCGCGAGCTGGGATACCGCAAACTCACACTTTGGACCAACGACATCCTGGTCTCCGCCCGCAAGATCTATCAGGCAGCGGGCTTCACCCTGCAGGAAGAAAACCGTCACCACTCCTTCGGCAAAGACCTGGTCGGCCAGACCTGGACGCTCGATCTGAAGCAGTAG
- a CDS encoding PadR family transcriptional regulator has product MAKNDLQGTLDLLVLKTLSQVREMHGYGIVAHIQQASDDLLRVEEGSLYPALHRMEQQGWIAADWAMTETNRKAKYYKLTAAGRKRLQEEEKNFEHLVKGVRAILRYA; this is encoded by the coding sequence GTGGCGAAGAACGACTTGCAAGGGACGCTGGATCTGCTGGTCCTCAAGACTCTCTCACAGGTGAGAGAGATGCATGGCTACGGAATTGTGGCTCACATTCAACAGGCATCGGACGATCTGCTTCGCGTTGAGGAAGGGTCGTTGTACCCGGCGCTGCATCGGATGGAGCAACAGGGATGGATCGCCGCGGACTGGGCCATGACCGAAACAAACCGCAAGGCGAAGTATTACAAACTGACCGCTGCGGGACGAAAGCGCCTACAGGAAGAAGAGAAAAACTTTGAGCATCTGGTAAAAGGCGTACGCGCCATTCTGCGCTACGCGTGA
- a CDS encoding ABC transporter permease translates to MSLLRRIANLFSRSKVDREIDAELRFHIEMRIDENMANGMPEEEARRDALLRFGNLSSTKEHVTGADAALTLYSVWSDIRHACRQLRKNPGFSSTAILVLALGMCASIAIFAFVDAVLIRPLPYQSPSRLVALFESTSLGPRFHLSYLDYLDWKRQNKVFDSLEAYDNLFFAQSTRTGTQRVPGATVSAGFFRTLGIAPILGRDFHEGEDTPSAPRTVILSYAAWQNRYGKREDVLGQTVTLEGVPYVIIGVLPREFHFAPAGPSEFWTSLHESSDPNNRGSHGLWAIARLKDGMTLDTASADMSSIAEQLARQYPDSDGGRGATVFPLSEVIVGNLRPILLLLLSGAVLLLLIACVNVSGLMLVRSENRRHEIAVRGALGASRMRLFRQFVTEGVLLAAAGSAMGAGAAYGVIHLLLKLVPAKMLEDMPYLRGLGLNLHVTGFAVATGLVMAILFSLTPSLRLSLSDLRSGLVEGGRGGAKATWKHLGANLVVLELCTAMVLLVGAGLLGKSFYQLLHVDIGLQPDHLAMIGLRSPHLRYAKPEQMVALTQRVMEQANRLPGVRSVAVAQQAPVANVAGGNTAFEIIGRPQHGTAYEAVNRQVGGSYFTTIRARLAQGRYFTETDDASKPRVMIVNQTFARKYFPGEDAIGKHIRYDASSPVIEIVGIVEDIKEGPLDAELQPVLYTPFNQEPANSFCIVVRTVHAPQELLKSLEGTVHGIDPDILAFNAETAEDRIHNLQSTYLHRSSAWLVSGFAAMALLLGVVGLYGVIAYSVSQRTREIGVRMALGAQRSSVYQLIMKDAGRVIAFGVLSGAICSVITASMMRKLLFGTAPWDAGTLATVTAVLAASALLASYIPARRAASVDPVQALRSE, encoded by the coding sequence ATGTCGCTGCTTCGACGTATTGCGAATCTCTTCTCTCGATCGAAGGTGGATCGGGAGATTGACGCCGAGCTTCGTTTCCACATCGAGATGCGGATCGACGAGAACATGGCGAACGGCATGCCGGAAGAAGAGGCACGGCGCGACGCACTGCTGCGCTTCGGCAATCTGTCGAGCACGAAGGAGCATGTCACTGGAGCCGATGCGGCGTTGACGCTCTATAGCGTCTGGTCGGATATACGGCATGCGTGCCGGCAGTTGCGGAAGAATCCCGGATTCTCCTCGACAGCCATTCTGGTATTGGCGCTGGGAATGTGCGCCAGTATCGCGATCTTTGCGTTTGTCGATGCCGTCCTGATCCGGCCGTTACCGTATCAGAGTCCCTCGCGGCTGGTTGCGTTGTTCGAGAGCACATCACTGGGACCTCGTTTTCATCTCTCGTATCTCGACTACCTGGACTGGAAGCGACAGAACAAGGTCTTCGATTCGCTGGAAGCGTACGACAATCTGTTTTTTGCGCAGAGCACAAGGACGGGGACACAGCGGGTACCAGGCGCCACCGTAAGTGCCGGTTTCTTTCGTACGCTTGGCATTGCCCCCATCCTTGGACGTGACTTTCACGAAGGCGAGGACACTCCGAGTGCTCCGCGTACTGTGATTCTGAGCTATGCCGCGTGGCAGAACCGCTACGGCAAGCGTGAGGATGTGCTGGGTCAGACGGTCACGCTGGAGGGCGTTCCGTATGTCATCATCGGAGTTCTGCCGCGGGAGTTTCACTTCGCACCCGCGGGGCCGTCGGAGTTCTGGACATCGCTTCATGAGTCCTCTGATCCCAACAATCGCGGATCCCACGGACTGTGGGCGATTGCACGCCTGAAAGACGGAATGACGCTGGACACGGCCTCGGCCGACATGAGTTCGATCGCAGAGCAACTGGCGAGACAGTATCCGGATTCCGATGGTGGGCGAGGTGCAACTGTCTTTCCGTTATCTGAGGTGATCGTCGGCAACCTCCGTCCGATTCTGTTGCTGCTGTTGAGCGGAGCGGTGTTGCTACTGTTGATTGCCTGTGTGAATGTCTCCGGCCTGATGCTGGTTCGCTCCGAGAATCGCCGACACGAGATCGCAGTCCGCGGCGCGTTGGGCGCCTCGCGCATGAGGCTCTTCCGGCAGTTCGTGACGGAAGGAGTTTTGCTCGCCGCGGCGGGAAGTGCCATGGGCGCCGGCGCAGCTTATGGAGTCATCCATCTCCTGTTGAAACTTGTACCGGCGAAGATGCTGGAAGACATGCCTTATCTGCGTGGACTCGGGCTGAACCTGCACGTTACAGGCTTTGCCGTAGCGACTGGCCTGGTGATGGCAATTCTTTTTTCTCTCACGCCCTCCCTTCGCCTGTCGTTGAGTGACCTGCGTTCCGGCTTGGTGGAGGGGGGCCGTGGTGGCGCCAAAGCGACGTGGAAGCATCTGGGGGCGAACCTTGTGGTACTGGAACTATGCACCGCGATGGTATTGCTGGTAGGTGCAGGCTTGCTGGGCAAGAGCTTCTATCAGCTGCTGCACGTCGATATCGGCCTTCAGCCGGATCACCTGGCGATGATCGGACTGCGATCACCACACCTCCGCTATGCAAAACCCGAGCAGATGGTTGCCTTGACGCAGCGTGTGATGGAGCAGGCGAACAGACTGCCTGGAGTGCGATCAGTGGCAGTGGCGCAACAGGCGCCCGTGGCAAATGTAGCTGGAGGAAATACGGCCTTCGAGATCATCGGCAGGCCGCAACATGGGACGGCCTATGAAGCGGTCAATCGCCAGGTGGGTGGGAGTTACTTCACCACAATACGGGCGAGGCTGGCGCAAGGACGCTACTTCACCGAAACAGACGACGCTTCGAAGCCCCGTGTGATGATCGTCAACCAGACCTTTGCGCGAAAGTACTTTCCCGGAGAAGATGCGATTGGAAAGCATATCCGGTACGACGCATCGTCCCCTGTGATCGAGATCGTCGGCATCGTCGAAGACATCAAGGAAGGACCTCTCGATGCGGAATTGCAGCCGGTGCTGTATACGCCGTTCAACCAGGAGCCGGCCAACTCCTTCTGTATCGTCGTCAGGACGGTTCATGCGCCGCAGGAGCTGTTGAAGTCGCTGGAAGGAACGGTGCACGGGATCGATCCTGACATTTTGGCCTTCAACGCCGAGACGGCAGAGGACCGCATCCATAACCTGCAGTCGACCTATCTTCATCGCTCCTCTGCATGGCTTGTAAGTGGATTCGCGGCGATGGCGCTGTTGCTGGGCGTTGTCGGTCTGTACGGTGTAATCGCCTACTCGGTAAGTCAGCGGACCAGGGAGATTGGAGTGCGCATGGCTTTGGGCGCACAACGCAGCTCCGTCTACCAGTTGATTATGAAAGACGCGGGCAGGGTGATAGCCTTCGGCGTTCTAAGTGGAGCAATCTGCTCGGTGATCACAGCCAGCATGATGCGAAAACTGCTCTTCGGTACAGCGCCGTGGGACGCAGGCACGCTCGCCACTGTGACAGCGGTGCTTGCGGCTTCGGCACTGCTCGCCAGCTATATTCCTGCTCGGCGAGCCGCTTCGGTCGATCCGGTTCAGGCACTGCGCTCCGAATGA
- a CDS encoding methyltransferase family protein — MRQIFAIVGSAIFLVIAPGTIAGYIPWRICRWQVQAPLAGIFAFRILGLLLMVAGLPVLLDSFARFAIQGFGTPAPVFPTRQLVVSGLYRYVRNPMYVAVVSLILGQGLFFGDLRVLEYGIAIWVAFHLFVLLYEEPTLRNTYGAEYDVFCVNVHRWIPCLRPWKQSGHDS, encoded by the coding sequence ATGAGGCAGATCTTCGCTATTGTCGGCTCAGCAATCTTCCTGGTCATTGCGCCGGGAACGATTGCGGGGTACATCCCCTGGCGAATCTGCCGGTGGCAAGTGCAAGCGCCACTGGCCGGAATCTTCGCGTTTCGCATTCTCGGATTATTGCTGATGGTCGCAGGTCTGCCTGTCCTGCTGGATTCCTTCGCACGCTTCGCGATTCAGGGTTTCGGTACTCCCGCGCCAGTCTTTCCAACGCGCCAGCTCGTCGTCAGCGGCCTCTATCGCTACGTCCGAAACCCCATGTATGTGGCGGTCGTGTCGTTGATTCTGGGACAGGGGTTGTTCTTTGGCGATCTCCGCGTTCTTGAATACGGCATTGCAATCTGGGTGGCCTTCCATTTGTTTGTGCTGCTCTACGAGGAGCCCACCCTGAGAAATACCTACGGCGCTGAGTACGACGTCTTTTGCGTCAATGTCCACCGATGGATTCCGTGCTTACGCCCCTGGAAGCAGAGCGGGCACGATAGTTAA